In Myxococcus stipitatus, the following are encoded in one genomic region:
- the kdpA gene encoding potassium-transporting ATPase subunit KdpA, translating to MTLIGWLQILLFFTLLLALTKPLGVYLFRVFESDSRPLPRILGPVERVLLKLTGASERREQTWVEYCGALLAFSVVGMLMLYLLQRMQHVLPLNPQGLSAVGPELAFNTAASFVANTNWQSYAGESTMSYLTQMAGLAWQNFVSAAAGLGVALALARGFTRRPGPEGAKTLGNFWVDVVRGTLYVLLPISFVVALFFVSQGMLQNFSPYQELTTLEGAKQTLAMGPVASQEVIKMLGTNGGGFFNANSAHPFENPTPLTNLVQILLIFAIPSALTYTYGRMAGDSKQGWALFAAMSILFFAGVTAAYAAESQPNAAVASSGVAQVGNMEGKEVRNGITASALFATVTTDASCGAVNSMHDSYNPLGGLVPLVNMQLGEVIFGGVGAGLYGILIMVVLSVFIAGLMVGRTPEYLGKKIEAKEMKLAMLYVLIFPLFILGLSAVAAVIPQGVSSLNNAGPHGLTEILYAFTSGTANNGSAFAGLNANTPFWNISLGMAMLGGRFLMIVPALAIAGSMVGKKVVPSGPGTFPTNGALFTGLLVSVVIIVGALTFFPALSLSPIVEHFLAGAGKVY from the coding sequence ATGACACTCATTGGTTGGTTGCAGATTCTGTTGTTCTTCACCCTGCTGCTCGCGCTGACGAAGCCGCTGGGTGTGTATCTCTTCCGCGTCTTCGAGTCGGACTCACGACCGCTGCCGCGAATCCTGGGCCCCGTGGAGCGCGTGCTGCTCAAGCTCACGGGCGCCTCCGAGCGTCGCGAGCAGACGTGGGTGGAGTACTGCGGCGCGCTGCTCGCCTTCAGCGTGGTGGGCATGCTCATGCTCTACCTGCTCCAGCGCATGCAGCACGTGCTGCCGCTCAACCCGCAGGGCTTGAGCGCGGTGGGGCCGGAGCTCGCGTTCAACACGGCCGCCAGCTTCGTGGCGAACACCAACTGGCAGTCGTACGCCGGTGAGTCCACCATGAGCTACCTCACGCAGATGGCGGGGCTGGCGTGGCAGAACTTCGTCTCGGCCGCCGCGGGCCTGGGCGTGGCGCTGGCGCTGGCGCGAGGCTTCACGCGCCGCCCGGGGCCGGAAGGCGCCAAGACGCTGGGCAACTTCTGGGTCGACGTGGTGCGAGGCACGCTCTACGTGCTGCTGCCCATCAGCTTCGTGGTGGCCCTGTTCTTCGTCTCGCAGGGCATGCTCCAGAACTTCTCGCCGTACCAGGAGCTGACCACGCTGGAGGGCGCGAAGCAGACGCTCGCCATGGGGCCGGTGGCTTCGCAGGAAGTCATCAAGATGCTGGGCACCAACGGCGGTGGCTTCTTCAACGCCAACAGCGCGCATCCCTTCGAGAACCCGACGCCGCTCACCAACCTGGTGCAAATCCTGCTCATCTTCGCCATCCCCTCTGCGCTCACGTACACGTACGGGCGGATGGCGGGTGACTCGAAGCAGGGCTGGGCCCTGTTCGCGGCCATGTCCATCCTCTTCTTCGCGGGCGTCACCGCCGCGTACGCCGCCGAGTCCCAGCCCAACGCCGCGGTGGCGTCCTCGGGCGTGGCGCAGGTGGGCAACATGGAGGGCAAGGAGGTGCGCAACGGCATCACCGCCTCGGCGCTCTTCGCCACCGTCACCACCGACGCGTCGTGTGGCGCGGTCAACTCCATGCACGACAGCTACAACCCGCTGGGCGGCCTGGTGCCGCTGGTGAACATGCAACTGGGCGAGGTCATCTTCGGCGGAGTGGGCGCGGGGCTCTACGGCATCCTCATCATGGTGGTGCTCTCCGTGTTCATCGCGGGGCTGATGGTGGGCCGCACGCCGGAGTACCTGGGCAAGAAAATCGAAGCGAAGGAGATGAAGCTCGCGATGCTCTACGTGCTCATCTTCCCGCTGTTCATCCTGGGCCTGTCCGCGGTGGCGGCGGTGATTCCGCAGGGGGTGTCCTCGCTCAACAACGCGGGGCCGCATGGCCTGACGGAAATCCTCTACGCCTTCACCAGCGGCACGGCGAACAACGGCAGCGCGTTCGCGGGCCTCAACGCGAACACGCCCTTCTGGAACATCTCCCTGGGGATGGCGATGTTGGGCGGGCGCTTCCTGATGATTGTGCCCGCGCTGGCCATCGCCGGCTCCATGGTGGGCAAGAAGGTGGTGCCGTCCGGTCCTGGCACCTTCCCGACGAACGGCGCCCTGTTCACCGGCCTGTTGGTGAGCGTGGTCATCATCGTCGGCGCGCTCACCTTCTTCCCCGCGCTCTCCCTGAGCCCCATCGTCGAGCACTTCCTCGCCGGGGCCGGAAAGGTCTACTGA
- a CDS encoding TIGR02996 domain-containing protein, which produces MIDGLEMHLERAEDALARNEGEAALGHLLEAWKECRAEPIIELIHRLSDHLLVGFTPLETSAPRHPEDGARHAMDLPRVMARLMQAPRDGFAVPGVDLDLLRRRFPADPRMLPVVLASARQRGAEALDNLKMHNAVLIYVGAPYDVEPLRELRARLPRDMGREAERLDAVIQRGERWVPPVLGASAQARCDALTEAVEARIAGRARSAMSRDALLARIHEAPRDDDARKVLADVLLEQGDPLGEFIALQFMAEPDEARLESLLKQHRERWEAPLGPGIRPGSTRFERGFPVAVLMKVDEIHNPPAAWGTVERISWEPYYVSSFPRGEPGRMLNAPALRHVKSLMGVPGALVRALKSPGESHLQRLSLRGTGVEGLVETLVALPELRRLDVEVEGGPEFVVQCLESSLASRLEYFEVNRQVMRCNPVTRKWFNGGWGLTLKRNEEAPVTAVIQFTEDAQEMVPLLRAAARFSAQALRMRLCFNGRYESRRDGGQELAAQVARCKAILEGPASAYTRVSWEQT; this is translated from the coding sequence ATGATTGACGGCCTGGAGATGCATCTGGAGCGCGCGGAGGATGCGCTGGCCCGGAATGAAGGGGAGGCGGCGCTCGGTCATCTGCTGGAGGCGTGGAAGGAGTGTCGCGCGGAGCCCATCATCGAGCTCATCCATCGGCTCTCGGACCATCTGCTGGTCGGGTTCACGCCGCTGGAGACCTCGGCGCCGCGGCATCCGGAGGACGGGGCTCGCCACGCCATGGACCTTCCGCGTGTGATGGCCAGACTGATGCAGGCGCCGCGTGATGGCTTCGCTGTTCCCGGCGTCGACCTCGACCTGCTGCGCCGGCGGTTCCCGGCGGACCCTCGAATGCTCCCCGTGGTGCTCGCTTCGGCCCGTCAGCGTGGGGCCGAGGCTCTGGACAATCTCAAGATGCACAACGCCGTGCTCATCTACGTCGGGGCTCCGTATGACGTGGAGCCGCTGCGCGAGTTGAGGGCGCGCCTGCCTCGGGACATGGGGCGGGAGGCTGAACGGCTTGACGCGGTCATCCAGCGGGGAGAGCGCTGGGTTCCCCCCGTGTTGGGCGCGAGCGCGCAGGCGCGGTGCGACGCGCTGACGGAGGCTGTCGAGGCACGTATCGCCGGGAGGGCTCGTTCCGCGATGAGCCGCGATGCGTTGCTCGCGCGAATCCATGAGGCCCCGCGGGATGACGACGCGCGGAAGGTGCTGGCGGACGTCTTGCTCGAGCAGGGAGACCCGTTGGGCGAGTTCATCGCGCTCCAGTTCATGGCGGAGCCTGACGAGGCGCGGCTGGAGAGTCTCCTCAAGCAGCACCGTGAGCGGTGGGAAGCGCCCCTCGGGCCGGGTATCCGTCCGGGAAGCACCCGCTTCGAGCGAGGCTTTCCCGTGGCTGTCTTGATGAAGGTCGACGAAATCCACAATCCACCGGCGGCATGGGGCACGGTGGAGCGGATCTCCTGGGAGCCTTACTACGTCAGTTCCTTTCCTCGCGGGGAGCCGGGCCGGATGCTCAATGCGCCCGCGCTGCGCCATGTGAAGTCGCTGATGGGGGTGCCCGGCGCCTTGGTGCGCGCGTTGAAGTCACCGGGAGAATCACACCTCCAACGACTGTCATTGAGAGGGACGGGTGTGGAGGGCCTGGTGGAGACCTTGGTGGCTCTGCCCGAATTGAGACGGCTGGATGTGGAGGTCGAGGGTGGGCCGGAGTTCGTCGTCCAGTGTCTGGAGTCCTCGTTGGCTTCGCGGTTGGAGTACTTCGAGGTGAACCGGCAGGTGATGCGCTGCAATCCAGTGACCCGGAAGTGGTTCAATGGAGGGTGGGGCTTGACGCTCAAGAGGAATGAGGAGGCCCCTGTCACGGCCGTCATTCAGTTCACCGAAGACGCGCAAGAGATGGTCCCCCTTCTTCGTGCCGCCGCACGGTTCAGCGCCCAGGCCCTCCGGATGAGGCTCTGTTTCAATGGGCGGTATGAGTCTCGCCGTGATGGCGGGCAGGAACTCGCCGCCCAGGTGGCTCGGTGCAAGGCCATCCTGGAGGGGCCTGCCTCCGCCTACACACGGGTCAGTTGGGAGCAGACGTAG
- a CDS encoding outer membrane beta-barrel protein, whose amino-acid sequence MWPIDTSPLLLSLLLQQADVSPSHLQHDPYVRVTTEEETPSLLSRLKPEGGVDVYYAHNFNRPANAANFIPGTGTTAKRAGEITINLASLGLSLAPEPVGFKVLLGFGTGAEVVHAAEPEGVATGPEVWRYVQQASLSFAHGPVVLEAGIYPSHIGLESFQSQLNWTYTRSWMGELSPYYQTGLKGTWTVNPKWSVQLHLLNGWQTIGDNNHGLAVGTQVAYSGDRLSASFNTFIGEEGTEGNEGLRLFADVVATYRVTDALRLAATADVGTQHITGGERAYWYAAGFNARYQFIDPVALVGRAEVYRDADGLMTGAEQTLAAGTLTLEVKPATPLVLKLEARYDHSTADVFAGRATTDEGAPVLKDAETLVVLGATAYF is encoded by the coding sequence ATGTGGCCTATCGACACATCTCCGCTGCTGCTCTCCCTGCTGCTCCAGCAGGCCGATGTCTCCCCATCGCACCTTCAGCACGACCCGTACGTCCGGGTCACCACCGAGGAGGAGACGCCGAGTCTCCTCTCGCGCTTGAAGCCCGAGGGAGGCGTCGACGTGTACTACGCCCACAACTTCAACCGGCCCGCCAACGCGGCCAACTTCATCCCCGGCACGGGCACCACCGCGAAGCGCGCGGGTGAAATCACCATCAACCTCGCCTCGCTCGGCTTGAGCCTGGCCCCCGAGCCCGTGGGCTTCAAGGTGCTCCTCGGCTTCGGCACCGGCGCGGAGGTCGTCCACGCCGCCGAGCCCGAGGGTGTCGCCACCGGCCCCGAGGTGTGGCGCTACGTTCAGCAGGCATCTCTGTCCTTCGCCCACGGCCCCGTGGTGCTCGAGGCCGGCATCTATCCCAGCCACATCGGCCTGGAGTCGTTCCAATCCCAGCTCAACTGGACGTACACGCGCTCATGGATGGGCGAGCTGTCGCCCTACTACCAGACGGGCCTCAAGGGCACGTGGACCGTGAACCCGAAGTGGAGCGTGCAGCTCCACCTGCTCAATGGCTGGCAGACCATCGGCGACAACAACCACGGGCTCGCGGTGGGAACGCAGGTCGCCTACTCCGGTGACCGCCTGTCCGCGTCCTTCAACACCTTCATCGGTGAGGAGGGCACGGAGGGCAATGAGGGCCTGCGCCTCTTCGCGGACGTCGTGGCCACCTATCGCGTGACGGACGCGCTCCGCCTCGCGGCGACGGCGGACGTGGGCACGCAGCACATCACCGGTGGCGAGCGCGCGTACTGGTACGCGGCGGGCTTCAACGCCCGTTATCAGTTCATCGACCCCGTGGCGCTGGTGGGCCGCGCGGAGGTCTACCGAGACGCGGACGGGCTCATGACGGGCGCCGAGCAGACGCTGGCGGCGGGAACCCTCACCCTCGAGGTGAAGCCCGCGACGCCGCTCGTCCTCAAGCTGGAGGCCCGTTACGACCACTCGACGGCGGACGTCTTCGCCGGCAGGGCCACCACCGATGAAGGCGCGCCCGTGTTGAAGGACGCCGAGACGCTCGTCGTGCTCGGCGCCACCGCCTACTTCTGA
- the kdpF gene encoding K(+)-transporting ATPase subunit F — protein MNFEYAAGAVLAVLLTAYLVYALLRPERF, from the coding sequence ATGAACTTCGAATACGCCGCGGGCGCGGTGCTCGCCGTGCTCCTGACCGCCTACCTCGTCTACGCCCTGCTCCGTCCGGAGCGCTTCTAG